A stretch of Arachis hypogaea cultivar Tifrunner chromosome 15, arahy.Tifrunner.gnm2.J5K5, whole genome shotgun sequence DNA encodes these proteins:
- the LOC112750917 gene encoding uncharacterized protein — protein MLSLFSFSPIMLRYALQNPNSVSHSALRHCFPSTSSLHSHSHPQSLDEAVDSFTRMLSMRRPPSIIQFTKILGSLAKTNHFPTAISLFQQLQARGIAPDLFTLSILINCCCGMGRMMLAFSVMAKIFRMGFQPDTITLTTILKGLCLCGSVEKAVRFPDRVLAHGFHFNQVTYGTLINGLCKAGHTSAAIQVLRKVPRYGIVPDVFMYSAIIDSLCKDTLVSQAFHLFSEMLAKRISPDVITYNALIYGLCLVGQYKEVIDLLSDMVLRNITPDVHTYSILIDGLRKEGKIKHAKNVLAVMTKHGVKPDVVTYNCLMDGYCLVNQVNKAKYVFNTMAESRAFPNVRSYNIMINGFCKSKMIDDALNLFEEMCRKNLVPDTVTYSTLIDGLGKSRRILCALELLEKMHDRGQPANIVAYSSLMDALFNIKQHDKALMLFNQMKESGIDPNIYTYNILIDGLCKSGRIKKAKEIFQDLSIKGYRPNVRTYTIMINGLCKEDLLHEALALMAKMEDDGCLPNAVTYETIIRALFEKGENDKAEKLLREMISRGLLQG, from the coding sequence ATGTTATCATTGTTCTCATTTTCACCAATAATGTTAAGGTATGCTCTTCAAAACCCAAATTCTGTTTCCCACTCTGCTCTCCGTCATTGCTTCCCTTCAACTTCATCCCTACACTCTCACTCTCATCCCCAATCGCTTGATGAAGCTGTTGATTCCTTCACTCGCATGCTCTCTATGCGTCGCCCTCCATCCATCATCCAATTCACCAAGATTTTGGGATCTCTTGCCAAGACCAACCATTTCCCCACCGCCATTTCTCTTTTTCAGCAATTGCAAGCCAGGGGAATCGCTCCCGACTTGTTTACTTTGAGCATCTTAATCAATTGTTGTTGCGGCATGGGCCGTATGATGCTTGCTTTCTCTGTAATGGCCAAGATTTTCAGGATGGGTTTTCAGCCTGATACCATAACATTGACAACAATCCTGAAAGGTCTCTGTCTCTGTGGTAGTGTTGAAAAAGCAGTGCGCTTTCCTGACAGAGTGCTGGCTCATGGATTTCACTTCAACCAAGTCACTTATGGGACCTTGATCAATGGCCTCTGTAAGGCAGGACACACATCAGCTGCTATTCAAGTGTTGAGAAAGGTCCCACGGTATGGCATTGTTCCTGATGTCTTCATGTATAGCGCAATTATTGATAGCCTCTGCAAGGATACACTTGTAAGTCAGGCTTTTCATTTATTCTCTGAAATGCTAGCTAAGCGAATTTCTCCCGATGTTATCACCTACAACGCTCTAATTTATGGATTGTGTCTTGTGGGTCAATATAAGGAAGTCATTGATTTGTTAAGTGATATGGTGCTTAGAAACATTACTCCAGATGTTCATACCTATAGTATTTTGATCGATGGGCTACGCAAGGAAGGAAAGATCAAACATGCTAAGAATGTGTTGGCTGTGATGACAAAACATGGTGTGAAACCAGATGTCGTTACTTATAACTGCTTAATGGACGGATATTGTTTGGTTAATCAGGTGAATAAGGCAAAATATGTATTCAACACAATGGCCGAGAGTAGAGCGTTTCCTAATGTTCGGAGTTACAATATCATGATTAATGGCTTTTGTAAGAGTAAAATGATCGATGACGCCTTGAATCTCTTCGAAGAGATGTGTCGCAAGAACTTGGTTCCTGACACGGTAACTTACAGTACTCTAATTGATGGCTTGGGAAAATCAAGGAGAATCCTTTGTGCCTTGGAGCTTCTTGAAAAGATGCATGATCGAGGTCAACCCGCTAATATAGTCGCTTACAGTTCTTTGATGGATGCTTTGTTCAATATCAAACAACATGACAAGGCACTTATGTTATTCAATCAAATGAAAGAGAGTGGCATTGATccgaatatatatacatacaacatactTATAGATGGCctgtgcaaaagtggaagaattaAAAAGgcaaaagagatatttcaagatcTTTCCATTAAAGGCTATCGTCCAAATGTGCGGACATACACCATTATGATCAATGGGCTTTGCAAAGAGGATCTGCTTCATGAAGCATTGGCACTCATGGCAAAAATGGAAGACGATGGTTGCTTACCAAATGCTGTGACTTATGAAACAATCATTCGTGCTCTGTTTGAAAAAGGTGAAAATGATAAAGCGGAGAAACTTCTTCGTGAAATGATATCGAGAGGCCTATTGCAAGGATAA